The Callithrix jacchus isolate 240 chromosome 7, calJac240_pri, whole genome shotgun sequence DNA window GAGGTCCCGGACTCCCCAGTCATCGCGACTCTTCCGGGGATTCCTCGCCCCTTTGCGGTGGGACCAAGGCCCGAGTGGGGCCGGGCTGGGGCGGGGTGGAGGGTACTGTAAAAAAGCAAACGGAAACCACTGGGGGCTCGCCGCGACGCCCAGTGGGAGGGCTTCTCCCCTGGAAGAGGGAAGAAACCCAAGTCCTGGACGCGGGTGTAGGGGATGTCCCTGGTCTGGACCCGCTGTCTCTTCGACATTGGCAGTCGGGAGAGCTCGGAGGGCCAATGCAGCCCCAGATTCTAGAAGACGCGAAAGGACTTCTAGAGCCAGGAACCGGCACCCGGCCACAGCCACCTCCCGCCGGCCCAGCGCCCCACCCCCACTCACCGCACCTCCAAGTTCCGGCGCCGCGGGCTGCAGGGCTGACTTGGCTCGGGGTGCCTCGGGGCGCGAGGCTCAGCCCTGCACGGCTCTCGAGTCCCGGGTGGCTGGGGTAGGAAGGGACACTGTCGGCACGCGGCGTTCGGGAGCCGGGTGCGCCATGCTGGGGACCTTGTGCCGGGCAGGGCTTGCCTCAGCCGAGGGGCTGGGGCTCAGCTCCCCGCACCGGCCTTAAAGGTTCCGGGAGAGGCAAAGTCGGACACCGGTCCTGAGCAGCGCGGAGCTGCAGGGGGGAACTGGGGCAGCCCCCGAGGCGCGCGCCCTGCATTTCCCACCGTTTTCACGCTGCCCTGCGCGCGCGGTGGGGCGCCCTTGGGGTGGGTAGGAGGGCACGGGCAGGGGGGCAGAGCCGAAGACCTCCCGCGGCTATGGAGACGGGGCTCCCCACCCACCCTCCTGTCCCAACCACTATAGATCCCAGCCAGAGCACCCCGCGACCCTCCCAGGAGAAGCTGCCCCAGGACCACCGCGTCCTGGTATCAAGAGGACAGAAAGCCTCTCTGCTTCCTTTTGGAAGGGTTTCTGCCCTCGGGGTTGTTGCGGGACAGAAACGGTTTCATCTGAAACTAGCCTTCCTCGCACACTCATGGTTTGCAGGACCCCGAACCGCGCCCCCAAGATCTCCACCTGCGCAAAACCGAAGGGCGGATTCTCCTCCCTGGGGTGAGAACGGGAGACTCATTGCTCCTGCACTGGGAGAAAGCGACTCTTTAGGAGGAGGACAGGGAAGCGAATGCTACCCTGGTGCGTAATCACATTTGGGCACCCTCGGAGGCCTGAGAGGAGGCCAGGGGTGACCTGCCCCCATTCTCACGGTGGGGGGCGGGGATGGTGAGCTCATTCTCACAGGTATCTGTGCTGAGCCCATGTTTTCCAAACTCCTGCAGGATTCTAGAACAGTCCTAGAGAAGCAGTGAGCCAGCCTCAGGCGAGAACGCCCAGGTGCAGGTGGATGGCCGCAGGTCAGGCCTACTTTTCCTACACCTGTTGCTGGGGCGCATTTCCACACCCACTCTCAGCCCAGGGTGCCTGTCACCTCGAGGCAGGTAGGTGAAGGGCTTCTCAGATCCTCAAAGACTCAGAGGGATGAAAGGAGGCAGATGGGTCCTAGAGGCAGCCGACAGCAAGggagaagtctttttttttacaaggagtttcacttttgtcacccaggctggagtgcaatggcatgatctcggctcattgcaacctccacctcccaggttcgagtgattctccagcctcagcttcccaagtagctgggattacaggcacccaccaccatgcccagctaatttttatatttttgtagagtcagggtttcaccatgttggccaagttggtctcctgacctcaggtgatctacccgcctcagtctcccaaagttcggggattacagttgtgagccaccacacccagccaaggtcTGTTTTTCTGCTCAGACAAAAGTGGGTTCCAACCCTGACTCACTACAAGGCCTTGGACAATGTGCCAGCCTCTTCCCAAACGCCCCCTGCACCCACAAGTAATCTCATTCAATCTTCAAACAGCCCTTTGAGATAAGTTCTAGGACGGCTCCATTTACAGTGAGGAAATTAGGGCCTGAAAGGTAAGACTGGGTTGGCCGCCAAAGCAGGGAGGAGAGTGGTGGTGGACCCATGACTCAAGGCAGTGCCCATGGGTTCCCCAAGCCCTCACCCCTCACACACGTGCCATCCTGCCTCAACTTCGAAAATTGTTTCCACACTCTGAGTGTGTGTCCTCACGTATACCGACAGCATCAGGCTCCTGGTATGTAGGCAATTAGtattgtagaatgaatgaattaatgaattaatgaaatgaatgaaCACCTCCATACCCTCAGGGTGATGATAAGGATTGTGCAAGACAGAGTGATTGCACACAGAAGTCGCTCTTCTAAAAAGTCTCTGAAGCAGCTGTAGTGTTCCAGGCATTGAGGGGACACCAGTTCTCCGTTCCCCAGAGCATTCCCCGTGGAGGTCCCCACCCTTGTgggctcttttctttttgctttcctttcacAGCTACCAAAACACCTGGACCTGGGCAGCTAACAGTGGGATGAATCTGCTTTAGAGACACCAGACTCTGCCAGCTAGAGAATTGAAATAACCTGATTCTTATCCAGTTTCCCATCCAGAGAGGCCACACCGAGTCtaggcctcatttttttttttctttaaacatttttgtgttgACAAAGACTGTTTTATAAAGGCCTCACTGTCTGCTAAACTCTGTCTCACTTCTTCCCAGGCCTGCCAGCCATGAGGACACCAAACCCATCTATATCTCATCTAGAATCCATCCAGCATCAAGATAGCCACATCTGTAACTTACACCTTTAACCTACAGGCCACAGCAAAGAGGGCTTTGGAGAAAGGGAAGCACAGAGGTAGCATGGACAAGCCTCAATTAACCACCCCTGTCGCAGCACACCCACATCCCCAGACATGGTGCACAGCAGTCCCTCAGGAAGCCTTTCTTGAGTCCTGCATTTAACCACAGGGGCCCAGAGGCCCAGACATGGTGGTGACTGCCTGCTCAGCCTGtccccaccattttttttttccgagacagagtctcactctgtcgcccaggctggtgtacattggcacaatctcgtcaactcactgcaacctccacctcctgggttcaagtgattctcctgcctcagcctcccaagtagctgggactacaggcgcctgccaccatgcccagataatttctgtatttttactagagacggggtttcaccacgttggccaggctggtctttaactcctgaccacaagtgatccacctgcctcggccttccaaagtgctgggattacaggagtgagccactgcgccctgccaacCTACCCCTCTGAGAGTACCTTTTTAcctcagatgagaaaaatgaactcAATAAAATGCTTGGGAAAGAAACATCCCAATCCAGGCCAATGGGAAAGCCCAGCAAGGAACCCAAGGAGCATGGATCTCCAGTGAGCCCATGGCGCCATCTTGTTCAAAAGTGAGAATTTAAAGAGGAagatgagtttgagaccaacctggacaacagagtaagacctgatctctacaaaaaaaattaaaaattagccagacatggtggtgtacacctgtagtcccagctactcaggaggctgaggcaggaggatcgcttgaggcaggagtttgaggctgcaatgagccaagatcacagcactgcacttcagcctggacaacagagaccttgtctttaaaaattaactaattaattaaatttttgttttttaaggaaatgTTCCAAATCAGTAAGTATTTTATTGCATCGTTTAGATATCACTTCAGTGGGAAAATCACCACTCCTGCCAAAGGGAGTAGGAGGGACCAGAAGCCCAGGCCTGGGAGGCGGGGGGAGTGAGGGGGTACAAAGTAGGTCTTAGGAGTCATTGGCATCTTGTTGCTGAACAGTTCCTTTTTCGGAGACATAGATGCCATCCAAAAATTTCCTGATATCCTTGTTTTTAACTGCTGCGGTTTGCGGAATCAAGGCCGCTGAATTTGAAACAAGCtcaact harbors:
- the LOC118143124 gene encoding uncharacterized protein LOC118143124 is translated as MWDKDEIISAQPIRHPDSDAVGQGHPTFHFRNAECAVASAAASHFLGEENPPFGFAQVEILGARFGVLQTMSGAPPRAQGSVKTVGNAGRAPRGLPQFPPAAPRCSGPVSDFASPGTFKAASRPEAPRAKSALQPAAPELGGAVSGGGALGRREVAVAGCRFLALEVLSRLLESGAALALRALPTANVEETAGPDQGHPLHPRPGLGFLPSSRGEALPLGVAASPQWFPFAFLQYPPPRPSPAPLGPWSHRKGARNPRKSRDDWGVRDLGSRWRSCRHSVGLGLAQLPGSWAGETRRGPGPVGTGRKEDPAAGSAWACLGLFRAGCFPVTKQIGGIWRFCGSPAAKPRGRRGLEACTTCSLRPSGHPA